A section of the Subtercola frigoramans genome encodes:
- a CDS encoding toxic anion resistance protein, with protein MSELDLTPPPASPEPQPPTPVVLTPPDAVAEVTTEQAVGMVPLASDSRTKLGETAQSFVAGLAELTPGSPEFEAKVGDIIRMGEREIRESAETSNRMLTRPASSLAAARGRGPAGDPQVAVALTLNDLRATITQLDPARADLTGAKRLFSRLPGGSKFTQYFARYQSAQKQLDAIIEALVSGQDELLKDNAAIEQERANLWVTMGKLGEYAALAAALDDAVSARAAEVRPTDPRLADALVSDALFPIRQRWQDLTTQIAVSVQGYLALDMIRKNNLELVKGVERARTTTVAALRTAVIVAQALANQRLVLDQVTALNDTTNSMIERTSEALKQQTVMIHEQAASSGVNVETLQRAFDNVFATMDAIDGYRAAAVTNMAVTITALEGQVARSRSYLDRSRAGTEHG; from the coding sequence GTGTCTGAGCTCGATCTGACCCCGCCCCCGGCCTCTCCAGAGCCCCAACCGCCCACTCCGGTTGTGCTCACCCCGCCCGACGCCGTCGCCGAGGTCACGACCGAACAGGCCGTCGGAATGGTGCCGCTCGCCTCCGACAGTCGCACGAAGCTCGGTGAGACGGCCCAGTCCTTCGTCGCCGGCCTCGCCGAACTCACCCCCGGGAGCCCTGAGTTCGAGGCCAAGGTGGGTGACATCATCCGTATGGGCGAGCGCGAGATCCGCGAGAGCGCAGAGACGTCGAACCGGATGCTCACCCGACCCGCCTCGTCACTCGCCGCCGCCCGCGGCAGGGGCCCGGCAGGTGACCCGCAAGTCGCCGTTGCCCTCACCCTCAACGATCTGCGGGCGACCATCACCCAGCTCGACCCGGCGCGCGCCGACCTCACCGGCGCGAAGCGGCTCTTCAGCCGCCTGCCGGGCGGCAGCAAGTTCACCCAGTACTTCGCCCGGTACCAGTCGGCCCAGAAACAGCTCGACGCCATCATCGAAGCTCTCGTTTCAGGGCAGGACGAACTGCTGAAAGACAACGCGGCCATCGAACAGGAACGTGCGAACCTCTGGGTGACGATGGGCAAGCTCGGTGAATACGCAGCTCTGGCTGCCGCGCTCGACGATGCCGTCTCGGCACGGGCCGCCGAGGTTCGCCCCACCGACCCCCGACTCGCTGATGCCCTCGTCTCCGACGCGCTCTTTCCCATCCGGCAACGCTGGCAAGACCTGACCACGCAGATCGCCGTCTCGGTTCAGGGCTACCTCGCGCTCGACATGATCCGAAAGAACAACCTCGAACTGGTCAAGGGAGTCGAACGTGCGCGCACCACGACCGTCGCCGCTCTCCGCACGGCTGTCATCGTCGCCCAGGCATTGGCGAACCAGAGACTGGTTCTCGACCAGGTCACGGCCCTGAACGACACGACCAACTCGATGATCGAGCGAACCAGCGAGGCGCTGAAGCAGCAGACCGTGATGATCCACGAGCAGGCAGCTTCGTCCGGCGTGAACGTGGAGACTCTCCAGCGCGCCTTCGACAACGTCTTCGCCACGATGGATGCCATCGACGGCTACCGCGCAGCGGCCGTCACGAACATGGCGGTCACCATCACCGCACTCGAGGGCCAGGTGGCCCGTTCGCGCAGCTACCTCGACCGCTCCCGCGCGGGCACCGAGCACGGTTGA